From Prosthecobacter vanneervenii, one genomic window encodes:
- a CDS encoding carbohydrate-binding family 9-like protein → MKRYRVRHTSSSALDWSMAESLTDFSFPWEENAAPFTEFRALWDERHLHFRFDCHDDDIVLPDGADAKERVLGSDRVEIFLSPDLSLKPYFCLEMSPRGDVLDYEAHFYREMNWDWRCAGLSLSAEMMGNRYTVTGSIPLDTLRTLQVLKADSREFYAGLYRAEFSHRPDGSVQSGWMPWVNPQTERPDFHVPASFGILELV, encoded by the coding sequence ATGAAACGCTACCGTGTCCGCCACACCTCCTCCTCCGCCCTCGATTGGTCCATGGCCGAATCATTGACCGACTTTTCCTTTCCTTGGGAAGAGAACGCGGCCCCGTTCACCGAATTCCGCGCCTTGTGGGATGAAAGACACCTTCACTTCCGCTTTGACTGCCACGATGACGACATCGTGCTTCCAGATGGAGCCGATGCAAAAGAGCGCGTGCTTGGGTCTGATCGCGTGGAAATTTTCCTGTCGCCCGATCTCAGCTTGAAGCCCTACTTCTGTCTTGAGATGTCCCCTCGTGGAGATGTGCTCGACTACGAAGCCCATTTTTACCGTGAAATGAACTGGGACTGGCGATGCGCGGGCTTGAGCCTCTCAGCCGAGATGATGGGAAACCGCTACACCGTTACGGGCAGCATCCCTTTGGACACGCTGCGAACGCTCCAGGTGCTCAAAGCCGACAGCCGCGAATTTTATGCCGGACTCTACCGTGCAGAATTTAGCCACAGGCCCGATGGCTCCGTGCAGTCCGGCTGGATGCCCTGGGTCAATCCACAGACAGAGCGACCAGATTTCCACGTCCCAGCATCGTTTGGCATTCTCGAACTGGTGTGA
- a CDS encoding CehA/McbA family metallohydrolase has product MKWILACLPALTLMAEDVIVVPGKLHLGKPGQFEWEEFKDRAVDAERLEKHFEARANTSEQTLRIWQRDVKLGWPVFLNGKKLGALVTAETAMESLLAIPPGTLQDGNNLLVIEAPTALDDIEAGPVIIAPKTSAELLSGAQVEVTVTDGQRGDELPCRLTVTRADGTLQPLRAKPAGDVAVRVGVVYTRNGKARLSLPPGDYILHAGRGFEWGVSREALTLQEGESRKVAVKLRREVDTKGWIAADSHIHTLTYSGHGDAKIEERMLTIAGEGIELAISTDHNHHTDYAPQAASMGVAKSFTPVIGNEVTTKHGHFNAFPIEPGARVVNHQQEDWAKLLPDIRATPGVKVITLNHPRDLHSGFIPFGGIQFNPKTGRHRQAEALVGIDAMEVITSAAMQSDIHLLYRDWFALLNCGHRIAAVGSSDSHDVNRFILGQGRTYVAAKDADPANPDLDEVWRSYKEGRLLVSLGLLAQLRVDDKFTVGDLATGLKEKVKAEVIVSGPAWTQADHIELFANGTLIREQKIEDNHRAGEKARIVWELPKPAHDVHLVVIATGPGVTEPFWEIPRPYQPSSKSFIPRVVGSTNPIWLDADGDGRFEPAVEIARRLIQENGGDREKIREALKLCDEAVAVQAESLMEKSDP; this is encoded by the coding sequence ATGAAATGGATTTTAGCCTGCCTGCCTGCATTGACTCTGATGGCGGAAGACGTCATCGTGGTGCCCGGTAAGTTGCATCTCGGAAAGCCGGGGCAGTTTGAATGGGAGGAGTTCAAGGACAGGGCTGTGGACGCCGAGCGGCTGGAGAAGCATTTTGAGGCCAGGGCAAATACCTCAGAGCAGACGCTGCGCATCTGGCAGCGGGATGTGAAGCTTGGCTGGCCTGTCTTTTTGAATGGCAAAAAGCTGGGGGCCTTGGTGACGGCCGAAACAGCGATGGAGAGCCTTCTCGCGATCCCGCCAGGGACTTTGCAAGATGGGAACAATCTGCTGGTGATCGAGGCGCCTACGGCTCTGGATGACATCGAGGCGGGGCCCGTGATCATCGCGCCGAAGACGAGTGCTGAGCTGCTCAGCGGTGCTCAGGTGGAGGTTACAGTAACCGATGGACAAAGAGGAGACGAACTGCCCTGCAGGCTGACGGTGACGCGTGCGGATGGAACCTTGCAGCCACTGAGAGCCAAGCCAGCCGGAGATGTGGCCGTGCGTGTGGGGGTAGTTTATACGAGAAATGGAAAAGCCAGACTCTCTCTGCCGCCGGGGGATTACATTCTCCATGCAGGGCGCGGCTTTGAATGGGGCGTCAGTCGTGAGGCGCTAACTCTTCAGGAAGGAGAGAGTAGAAAGGTGGCGGTCAAGCTGCGGCGCGAGGTGGATACCAAGGGCTGGATCGCGGCAGACAGCCACATTCATACGCTGACTTATAGCGGGCATGGCGATGCCAAAATCGAAGAGCGCATGCTTACCATCGCGGGGGAGGGGATTGAGCTGGCGATCTCCACGGATCACAATCATCACACAGACTATGCACCGCAGGCCGCCAGCATGGGCGTGGCAAAGAGCTTCACGCCGGTGATCGGCAATGAGGTCACCACCAAGCACGGGCATTTCAATGCCTTTCCCATCGAGCCGGGCGCACGTGTCGTGAATCACCAGCAGGAGGACTGGGCCAAGCTGCTGCCGGATATCCGGGCCACTCCTGGCGTGAAGGTGATCACGCTGAATCATCCGCGTGACCTGCACAGCGGCTTTATCCCGTTTGGCGGCATCCAGTTCAATCCGAAGACGGGCAGGCACCGTCAGGCAGAAGCGCTGGTCGGCATTGATGCGATGGAGGTGATCACCTCGGCCGCCATGCAGTCTGACATTCACCTGCTTTATCGCGACTGGTTTGCGCTCCTCAACTGCGGTCATCGCATTGCGGCAGTGGGTTCAAGCGACAGCCATGACGTGAACCGCTTCATTCTCGGGCAGGGGCGCACCTATGTGGCCGCGAAGGATGCGGATCCGGCCAACCCCGATCTGGATGAAGTCTGGCGCAGCTACAAGGAAGGGCGGCTGCTGGTGAGCCTGGGACTGCTGGCTCAGCTCAGGGTGGATGACAAGTTCACCGTGGGAGATCTGGCGACAGGGCTGAAGGAGAAAGTCAAAGCAGAAGTCATCGTATCAGGGCCTGCATGGACGCAGGCGGACCACATCGAACTCTTTGCCAACGGCACTCTGATTCGTGAGCAGAAGATTGAAGACAACCACCGTGCGGGTGAAAAAGCGCGCATCGTGTGGGAACTGCCAAAGCCCGCCCATGATGTGCATCTGGTGGTGATCGCGACGGGGCCGGGTGTCACCGAGCCGTTCTGGGAGATCCCCCGGCCGTACCAGCCGAGCAGCAAGAGCTTCATTCCTCGTGTGGTAGGTTCGACGAACCCGATCTGGCTGGATGCCGACGGCGATGGGCGCTTTGAGCCTGCGGTCGAGATTGCCCGGCGGTTGATCCAGGAAAATGGCGGAGATCGTGAGAAAATTCGTGAGGCATTGAAACTTTGTGACGAGGCCGTGGCGGTCCAGGCGGAGTCTCTGATGGAAAAAAGTGACCCATGA
- a CDS encoding FAD-dependent oxidoreductase, whose amino-acid sequence MSTPTPSSDLKRRSFLRAAFSGALVTPGVMNAAEVEKAIATSEGHFHEQARDLPLVEDADVIVCGAGPAGIAAAITAARAGARVRVFEWRGCLGGVWTAGLLGYLLDFDKPGFNQELLKRLDERGMRRGTSHKSICYEPEGMKLLLEEMFVEAGIKFQLHTHVCAAYRDGKRLTTVVTESKSGRQAWKAPVFIDTTGDGDLGALAGCSFEYGEADACPCQPMSLNALLVCKDVAALEAFIHKSDPSKADGVAKDAFLAEIKRAGLFPSYAKPTLWQVRDNLLLVMMNHQYAVPCFDAAKITEATVQARAEMNKIVNALRKLGGPWEALQIAATAEQIGVRDGRRIAGRYTVTKDDVAAGARYDDAVVRPTFSVDIHALSADMNKKTAYHNAGIKVKPYDIPLRALIAKDVDGLMMAGRNISGDFIAHASYRVTGNSVAMGEAAGVTAALAATTKRLPHDVPWSEAEAKLKALGQRA is encoded by the coding sequence ATGAGCACACCCACCCCCTCCTCCGACCTCAAGCGCCGTTCCTTTCTGCGCGCCGCCTTCTCTGGTGCCCTTGTCACGCCCGGTGTCATGAACGCGGCTGAGGTGGAAAAAGCCATCGCTACATCAGAGGGTCATTTTCATGAGCAGGCGCGGGATCTGCCGCTGGTGGAGGATGCAGACGTGATCGTCTGCGGAGCCGGACCGGCCGGTATTGCGGCAGCCATCACGGCGGCGCGAGCCGGGGCACGGGTTCGCGTCTTTGAATGGCGCGGCTGTCTCGGCGGCGTGTGGACTGCGGGACTGCTGGGGTATCTGCTCGACTTCGACAAGCCGGGCTTTAACCAGGAGCTGCTGAAGCGGCTGGATGAGCGTGGCATGCGCCGTGGGACCAGCCACAAGAGCATCTGCTACGAGCCGGAAGGCATGAAGCTGCTGCTGGAGGAGATGTTTGTCGAGGCGGGCATCAAGTTCCAGCTTCACACCCATGTGTGTGCCGCCTACCGAGACGGAAAGCGACTCACGACGGTGGTGACGGAGTCCAAATCGGGCCGACAGGCCTGGAAGGCGCCGGTCTTCATCGACACCACTGGAGATGGCGACCTCGGCGCTCTCGCGGGTTGCTCCTTTGAGTATGGCGAGGCAGACGCCTGCCCCTGCCAGCCCATGTCCCTCAATGCGCTGCTGGTGTGCAAGGATGTCGCGGCTTTGGAGGCGTTCATCCACAAGTCTGACCCCAGCAAGGCCGACGGTGTGGCCAAAGACGCGTTTCTGGCGGAGATCAAGCGTGCGGGACTCTTCCCCTCCTATGCCAAGCCCACGCTCTGGCAGGTGCGGGACAATCTGCTGCTGGTGATGATGAACCACCAGTATGCTGTGCCCTGTTTTGATGCGGCAAAAATCACCGAAGCCACGGTGCAGGCCCGGGCGGAGATGAACAAGATCGTGAACGCCCTGCGCAAGCTGGGCGGCCCCTGGGAGGCCCTGCAGATTGCCGCCACGGCAGAGCAGATCGGCGTGCGCGATGGCAGACGCATTGCCGGACGCTACACCGTGACGAAGGATGATGTGGCCGCCGGTGCGCGCTATGACGATGCCGTGGTGCGCCCGACCTTCAGCGTGGACATCCACGCCCTCAGTGCCGACATGAACAAGAAGACCGCTTATCACAACGCGGGCATCAAAGTGAAGCCGTATGACATTCCGCTGAGGGCACTGATCGCAAAGGATGTGGACGGCCTGATGATGGCCGGTCGCAACATCAGCGGCGATTTCATCGCGCATGCCAGCTATCGCGTGACGGGGAACTCGGTGGCCATGGGCGAAGCAGCCGGTGTCACCGCCGCGCTGGCAGCTACCACCAAACGCCTTCCCCATGACGTGCCGTGGAGTGAGGCCGAAGCCAAGCTCAAGGCGCTGGGGCAGCGCGCCTAG
- a CDS encoding ribonuclease III domain-containing protein — MASLPELDLTQRLRENAWIGDAVLELYVRSFILKQQGKVDAEMKMRFTCNQFLSCTGNPTAVEADIGVIYQREGLEAAFAWVHENLEPLFLKQEAKRKRTGK, encoded by the coding sequence ATGGCATCACTCCCAGAACTCGACCTCACTCAGCGCCTGCGCGAAAACGCCTGGATCGGCGATGCCGTGCTGGAGCTTTACGTCCGCAGCTTTATCCTGAAGCAGCAGGGCAAGGTGGATGCCGAGATGAAGATGCGCTTCACCTGCAATCAGTTTCTCTCCTGCACGGGCAACCCCACCGCTGTGGAGGCGGACATCGGTGTAATCTACCAGCGTGAGGGGCTGGAAGCGGCCTTTGCCTGGGTTCACGAAAATCTGGAGCCCCTCTTTCTCAAGCAGGAAGCGAAACGCAAACGCACCGGCAAGTAG